One genomic region from Penaeus vannamei isolate JL-2024 unplaced genomic scaffold, ASM4276789v1 unanchor748, whole genome shotgun sequence encodes:
- the LOC113823274 gene encoding serine protease inhibitor 88Ea has protein sequence MPASASLTALFLLTLTPRHAHAQCLSAHDDLTSIQTYHDISGMVSFAFDLFRELLDRAPTEGNLFFSPYSVWNGLVLAYLGAEGKTRQEMEEVMGVREKVSTLKTWWLLERMYKSRQVKNSFNTFVLANRVFVDARVPLSACAADILNEQIQVVNFLKYRDATSLINKYTFENTHGLISNVVNEREIYQAIMVMVNVAAFKGLWRHQFRVNDTYYGNFYVTAEKYVQVPMMKQEGQFRNGVSRDLGARVLELPYADGPFTMYVFLPSGDVKDLLSRLNPASFRSAITNMWHHQVTVHLPRFTLHSSIKGDLKLALYKLGIRELFSESADLTSLAPRGSLVVSRTFHQAALQVTEEGTEAAAATVFVSLSRTKPPPPSSFVCDRPFVFVIYDSQTGNFVFVGVFRNPAF, from the exons ATGCCTGCGTCGGCCTCCCTCACGGCCCTGTTCCTGCTGACCCTGACCCcgcgccacgcccacgcccagtGCCTCTCCGCCCACGATGACCTGACCAGCATCCAGACCTACCATGACATCTCGGGCATGGTCAGCTTCGCCTTCGACCTCTTCAGGGAGCTCCTGGACCGGGCGCCGACGGAGGGGAATCTCTTCTTCTCGCCCTACAGCGTGTGGAATGGGCTGGTGCTGGCCTACCTGGGCGCCGAGGGCAAGACGaggcaggagatggaggaggtcaTGGGCGTGAGGGAGAAGGTGTCGACTCTCAAGACCTGGTGGCTTTTGGAGAGGAT GTACAAATCACGGCAAGTCAAGAACAGCTTCAACACGTTCGTCTTGGCCAACCGCGTGTTCGTCGACGCGAGGGTGCCTCTCAGCGCCTGCGCCGCCGACATACTGAACGAGCAGATTCAAGTCGTCAACTTCTTAAAG TACCGCGACGCCACATCTCTGATCAACAAATACACGTTCGAGAACACCCATGGCCTCATCTCCAACGTCGTGAACGAACGCGAAATATACCAAGCGATCATGGTCATGGTGAACGTGGCCGCTTTCAAGGGGCTTTGGCGACACCAGTTCCGTGTGAATGACACTTACTATGGGAATTTCTACGTCACGGCAGAAAAATACGTGCAGGTTCCGATGATGAAACAGGAGGGCCAGTTCAGGAATG GCGTGTCGAGGGACTTGGGGGCGCGGGTCCTCGAACTCCCTTACGCCGATGGTCCTTTCACCATGTACGTCTTCCTGCCGTCCGGAGATGTGAAGGATCTGCTTTCTCGCTTGAACCCTGCGTCCTTCCGCTCCGCCATCACCAACATGTGGCACCACCAGGTCACCGTCCACCTGCCGAGATTCACCTTACACTCGTCCATCAAGGGGGACCTCAAGCTG GCCCTGTATAAACTCGGCATCCGGGAGCTGTTCAGCGAGTCGGCCGACCTGACCAGCCTGGCGCCCCGAGGAAGCCTGGTGGTGAGCCGCACGTTCCACCAGGCGGCGCTGCAGGTCACGGAGGAGGgcacggaggcggcggcggcgacggtgtTCGTGTCTCTCTCCCGGACGAAGCCTCCTCCACCGTCGTCCTTCGTGTGTGATCGCCCCTTCGTCTTCGTCATCTACGACAGTCAGACGGGAAATTTCGTCTTCGTTGGAGTCTTTCGAAATCCTGCGttctaa